The genomic segment GGGTTATCGCTCGCCGGCGCGGGTCGCGAGCGAGGTCGGCGACGCGCTCGGCGATCCGCGCGCGCTCGTCGTCACGGTGCCGATCGGCGCCGACGCCGACACCGGGCTCCTCGGCGATCTCGCGCGCGGCGGCGGCGGCGTGGTCGTGCCGTACCAGCCCGGCCAGAGGCTCGAGGCGTCGGCGCTCGAGGTCCTCAACGCGACCTACGGCACCACGCTCCGCGACGTCGAGGTCGTGCTCCCGGACGGGCTCCGCGAGATGGCGCCGGCGACGGTCGCGCCGATGCGCGCGGGCTCGGAGACGATCGTCACCGCGCGTATGAGCGGCGACGCGGTGAAGGGCGACATCGTCCTCCGCGGCAAGGTCGGCGGCGATCCGTTCGAGGCGAAGTACCCGATCGAGGTCCGCGCGAGCGACGACGCGGGCAACGCGTTCGTGCCGCGTCTCTTCGCGGCGGCGCGGATCGCCGATCGCGAGCGCACGCCGGGCGCGAACCAGGCCGAGATCGTCGCGCTCTCGCATCGCTTCGCGGTGCCGGCGCGCCAGACCTCGCTCATCGTCCTCGAGAGCGACAAGATGTTCGAGGCGTTCGGGATCGATCGCACCGAGCACGGCCCGCGCTGGACGGGCGAGACGGTCGCGCAGGGCACCACCGTCGCCGCGATCCCGCGCGCGATCGCGGGCGGCGACGATTCGGACGGGCTCGCGAGCGCGTTCTCCGACGAGGACGGGGAGGAGAAGTCGAAGGCCGACAAGGGCCTCGGCCTCGGCAGCCTCGGCGCCGGGAGCGGAGGCGGCGGCTTCGGTCGCGCGGAAGCAGCTCCGCCCGCGCCCGCGCCGGCCGCCGCTCCGACGCTCTCGCAAGAGCAGAAGGCGGGGCCGGCGAAGCGGCGGCCGGCCGCCGACCTGGTGGATCCGTTCAGCGACGCGACCGCGTCGCGGCGCTGGCGCGGCGATCGCGGCGGGCAGTTCATGAAGAAGGTGTTCGTGCGCCGCGCGACGCTCACCGCCGACGCGACGCCGGCGGTCTCCGCGGAGAAGGTCGCCGCCGCGCGCGCGGCCGTCGCCGCCGCGCCGGACGAGCGATCGAAGCACAAGGACCTCGCGAAGCTGCTCGCGCTCTCGGGTCAGCTCGACGAGCTGGAGGAGACCCTCGCGAAGTGGTCCGAGCGCGACCCGCTCGACTTCGACGTCATCGTCGGCCGCGCGGAGATCGCCGCGCGCCGCGGCAACCGCGACACCGCGCTCCGCATCATGGGCGGCGCGCTCGCGGCGAACGCGCTCTCGAACGCGGACGCGTACACGATGGCGCAGACGGTGGCGCGCTCGTTCGAGCGGATGGGACGACCGGAGGGCTGCGCCTTCCACATCGCGGCGGCGGAGATGAAGCCGGCCGATCCCGAGGCGCTCGGGTGGGCGATCAGCTGCGAGCGCGCGGAGGGCCGTTCGGCCTCGGCCGAGCGCTGGCTCGTCGGGCTCAAGGACGCGCAGCGCACCGCGGTCACGAACATGCTCGCCACGCTCGAGCAGAAGCGGACCGAGAGCGCGCGCGGCGACATCGTCGTGAACGCGACCTGGAGCGGCGGCGTCGATCTCGATCTCGCGATCGTCGATCCGTCGGGTCGTCGCTGCGCGGCGGTCACGCGGCTGAAGGGCGCGCGCGTCGAAGGCGCGACCGCGCGCGATCGCGAGACGCTCGCGATGACGTCGAGCGACGGCGGCTCGTTCGCGGTCGAGGTCGTCCGCGCGAACGCGGCAGAGACGACGCCGGTCAGCGGCAACGTGACGATCAAGGCCTTCGGGCAGACGCGCACGGTGCCGTTCACGCTCACCGGCGCGCGGGCGCAGGTCGGCCGCGTCGACGTGCGGTGGGAGCAGGAGCTCGTGCCCGTCACGAACCCGGACGAGATCGCGAACGCGAACGTGCAGGTCGGCGGGGCGCAGTTCGATCGCGCCGCCGCCAACGCGTCGCTCAGCGCGGTCTCGCTGCGTCACTGCAGCGCGAGCGGGCAGGTCGGCACCGGCCACGCGACGATCACGTTCTCGCCGACCGGCGGCGTCTCGCAGGTCGTCGTCGACGATCCGACCTTCAGCGGCACCCCGGCCGGCCGCTGCGTTCAGACGTCGTTCTTCAACGCCCGCGTCCCCGCCTTCACCGGCGCCCCCGTCCGCGTCGGCAAGAGCTTCTCGCTTCAGTGACGAGGGGCTCGCGCCCCGGGTTCTCAGCTGGCTTCGAGGATCTTGACCAGGCTCTCGAGGGCGTCGAGGACGCGGGCGCGTTCGCCGCGCGGGACCTTGTCGAGGAGCGCGCCGAACGCGGCGCCGGCGCCGCTGCTCACGGTCTGGGCGGAGCGGCGGCCGCGGGGCGTCAGGCGCACGTCGGTCTGACGGCCGTCGTCGGAGCCCTTCTGGCGCGCGATGAGGCCGGCGCGCTCGAGCCCCGAGAGGTTGCGGCTCGCGGTCGAAGGGTCGATGCCGAGCAGCGTCGCGAGCGTCGACGTCGAGAGGGCGCCACGCTCGGCGATGAGCTGCAGCGTCTCCGCCTGCTGCGGAGTCACGTCCCCACTGCGCGCCCGCTCCCGCGCGATGCGTCCGAGACCACGAGCAATGGCAAGGAGGGCACGTGCAAACCTGTCCTGGTCGGCCATGGAGGACCCTGTACTCTACAAGTCTTCGTCTCGCGTCAAGGGTCGAGTTGCCTCGACCGGACAAGAGCCCGGATCTGCCGAACAAAGGGGCGTCATTTTCTGACGTGCACGATCGTTCGCCGCGCAGGACCGTTCGCGCCGCGCGGCGCGCGCGGAGCCGCGCTGGCGTGCATCGTCTTTCGTGATCTCGGCATCATAAGAAAGCTCGCCCCTCGGCGCGGTGCGTGCTAA from the Labilithrix sp. genome contains:
- a CDS encoding FecR domain-containing protein, which produces MSAAVCGRARADIVGILEGDEALRDHVAQCDDCRDAVHTIEQVTAKVAPAGDDFVVSDVLADRLAEIAAEAERVSVTRVRTEVPVTPKSAPAASAKSRPSRRSIWLLVAACLSVSASAVIGFSLADRQRSPAMAATRAWHGKVAKIARAGADAAAEPGIFVVDGKDKRPLLEGAEVKAGMHVATDGKTRARIWLEDGTTVVLDRATDVTVGSEPRTLTLHDGALLADVAHIAGAAPARVQTPNGEVRVLGTKLSLTATPERTNVEVLRGEVEVAAGGEAKRVAAGQEGVVGKDGKVDVAPANDLAQRAAFGEQLIATHNEDTEAPASGLGELRAKQPGKNDEKDHAVRLARHAVKVRIAGNVARTEIDETFANDTDAVLEGIYRFPLPPGALIERLALEVDGKLIDGEFVDKAKSAAIWRGAIQNAAPKAPKPKEQIIWVPGPWHDPALLEWQRGGRFELRIFPIPKKGARRVVIAYTETIEPVSGVRRYVYPLPQGASSKITIDDFSVDAQVVGHDAATPVRARGYELEKKSEGGIDRLATSMQGFVPSGDLAIEYAMNDKATDVTAWGYRADAPPPDPKKPDPIGSDPFVAIALRPKLPKWSESKPRDQVIVVDAGRTMYGERFARAKRLAVQMTQEMDRRDRVTVIACDVGCRALPGGFVAPGAPSAHDVDAFLTSVTPDGASDLVGAVRAAAKLGGRDSARDLRVALLSDGVATAGYRSPARVASEVGDALGDPRALVVTVPIGADADTGLLGDLARGGGGVVVPYQPGQRLEASALEVLNATYGTTLRDVEVVLPDGLREMAPATVAPMRAGSETIVTARMSGDAVKGDIVLRGKVGGDPFEAKYPIEVRASDDAGNAFVPRLFAAARIADRERTPGANQAEIVALSHRFAVPARQTSLIVLESDKMFEAFGIDRTEHGPRWTGETVAQGTTVAAIPRAIAGGDDSDGLASAFSDEDGEEKSKADKGLGLGSLGAGSGGGGFGRAEAAPPAPAPAAAPTLSQEQKAGPAKRRPAADLVDPFSDATASRRWRGDRGGQFMKKVFVRRATLTADATPAVSAEKVAAARAAVAAAPDERSKHKDLAKLLALSGQLDELEETLAKWSERDPLDFDVIVGRAEIAARRGNRDTALRIMGGALAANALSNADAYTMAQTVARSFERMGRPEGCAFHIAAAEMKPADPEALGWAISCERAEGRSASAERWLVGLKDAQRTAVTNMLATLEQKRTESARGDIVVNATWSGGVDLDLAIVDPSGRRCAAVTRLKGARVEGATARDRETLAMTSSDGGSFAVEVVRANAAETTPVSGNVTIKAFGQTRTVPFTLTGARAQVGRVDVRWEQELVPVTNPDEIANANVQVGGAQFDRAAANASLSAVSLRHCSASGQVGTGHATITFSPTGGVSQVVVDDPTFSGTPAGRCVQTSFFNARVPAFTGAPVRVGKSFSLQ
- a CDS encoding MarR family transcriptional regulator; this encodes MTPQQAETLQLIAERGALSTSTLATLLGIDPSTASRNLSGLERAGLIARQKGSDDGRQTDVRLTPRGRRSAQTVSSGAGAAFGALLDKVPRGERARVLDALESLVKILEAS